The Sardina pilchardus chromosome 19, fSarPil1.1, whole genome shotgun sequence genome window below encodes:
- the cldn11b gene encoding claudin-11b, whose protein sequence is MSQSCRLFCGFILSFIGWIGLIIATATNDWVITCKYGMHTCKKMDELESKGLWAECVVSTALYHCTALNQILTLPAYIQTSRALMVAACIAGFPSLILVMMALPCVKLANETDGAKHKRAILGGFLILLMSLGGLVSTVWFPIGAHHDERLMSFGLSLYSGWVGSALCLLGGAMMTCCSGGAGAQTQNHHNRFYYSKQSGAANAMPPAANHAKNAHV, encoded by the exons ATGTCTCAAAGCTGTCGGTTATTCTGTGGATTTATACTGAGTTTCATTGGGTGGATCGGGCTGATCATTGCCACTGCCACTAACGACTGGGTCATAACCTGCAAATATGGCATGCACACTTGCAAGAAAATGGACGAGCTAGAATCTAAAGGGCTATGGGCTGAATGTGTGGTTTCTACCGCTCTGTACCATTGCACAGCTTTGAACCAAATACTCACCTTGCCAG cTTATATTCAGACGTCCCGAGCGCTAATGGTTGCTGCATGCATTGCTGGCTTCCCGTCCCTGATACTGGTCATGATGGCCCTGCCGTGCGTCAAACTGGCAAATGAGACAGACGGCGCCAAGCATAAACGCGCAATCCTCGGAGGATTCCTAATTCTGTTAATGT CCCTAGGAGGACTGGTGTCCACTGTGTGGTTCCCCATTGGGGCGCACCATGACGAGCGCCTCATGTCTTTCGGCCTCTCCCTGTACTCCGGCTGGGTGGGCTCGGCCCTGTGCCTCCTCGGCGGGGCGATGATGACCTGCTGCTCTGGCGGCGCCGGCGCCCAGACCCAGAACCACCACAACCGCTTCTACTACTCAAAGCAGAGCGGTGCGGCCAACGCCATGCCTCCCGCAGCCAACCATGCCAAGAATGCCCACGTGTGA
- the si:ch211-230g15.5 gene encoding polyhomeotic-like protein 3 isoform X1, protein MISLIDFGQPPVTRPTKEMDREPNRQSETEKRESPAQSPTVNPANQPKASNPSNQANGNSFSIQTKINKPPSQTNGNNLLKQPTGKILPSQANGNQSSTSVHTTITTFHTTPTPTDQKVVQVIHQPSRQPRGSAAQLLHQMYTVQQQQKQQQHGSFHAAAQQQQHQQQQQLQQQKRQSHLPAAQQVRLFGDKMPSLSSPTSEGTPVSSPQQSPKPVTSPSSPGSTHMVRASQSPIPVTANQRIASHALLLGKSSCTSPAQMLLRAQMLILTSTVRPELPVLSSPSRFSSSQLQSLTLRPPPPGTLTIPPNLPLKASATIPPSAAPRPRAPIAPLRLSQTPAGHGREASKVGDGCPTSPQAGAKTPPVRHLTVPPPSLYSPVQSHALAKHKASSPGSLKRSHSQTSQQPASLQNHTPPSSPQGPTPKKPLPVLYRCPSAPGMPTQATSSFLPSSPSVTTERSQTTTTTNATSPTLKALPLGSTTPASERSLLASKQLLKIALSSASVQMASNPSKMAAIATSRDYIQSKPLSPMFSRPIKLDCQGHSPQRSLGQPLNQISPVPTQISPVPTTTPKIPSPIPSPQRPCPPSPILPPGLLPSGVQKPPKSPVALHHPTTPTERLPKEQKKVIAVEGRGTDPVVERLTPLAQPLKTTILDKPATLTTNSQTLNSTPAGKALDFTLSEPPCSGESQGKAPIKNIQKSPQPPTASPPALPVHPGDHCEDISTQSDNHSAVSSLSSDLSPTQPSVVPPSDDPLVPSASPSTLTPLLGQNPSPSPSSGSTTTPENQEKPEAPKPVILTHLVDGFIIQEGLQPFPVIRSSLMVDQSGRKIESAMNGLKDPEPFHCMEPADNSSDTDADMGPHDNGFEDGQRVMLQCEFCRREAPSHSFVRSKRFCSSSCARRFSHNKRFRPARRSGSQDGQHSPGLKPTESTYEAQSGATEQWRVQPPRGDEEEAAAPMKTRLRRHTELERERETRDASEEARSEPCSPQDPAASPDQSSRPRPAEWTVDQVWEFISALPGCQEIAESFRAQEIDGQALLLLTEDHLMTAMNVKLGPALKICARINSLKEH, encoded by the exons ATGATCTCTCTTATTGACTTCGGGCAG CCTCCTGTTACCAGACCCACAAAAGAGATGGACAGGGAGCCCAATAGACAATCTGAAACGGAGAAAAGAGAAAGTCCAGCTCAAAGTCCAACTGTAAATCCCGCTAACCAGCCCAAAGCGAGCAACCCCTCCAACCAGGCCAATGGCAACAGCTTCTCCATTCAGACAAAGATCAACAAACCTCCCAGCCAGACGAATGGCAACAACCTCCTCAAACAGCCCACTGGTAAAATTCTTCCCAGCCAGGCCAATGGCAACCAGAGCAGCACTTCAGTTCACACCACAATCACCACGTTCCACACGACCCCCACCCCGACTGACCAGAAAGTTGTCCAG GTGATCCACCAGCCCAGTCGCCAACCAAGAGGGTCGGCTGCACAGCTGCTGCATCAGATGTATacagtccagcagcagcagaaacagcagcagcatggcTCGTTTCATGCAGCagctcagcaacaacaacatcaacagcaacagcagctacAGCAGCAGAAACGGCAAAGCCATCTGCCAGCTGCACAGCAG GTCAGATTGTTTGGGGACAAGATGCCATCTTTGTCATCACCAACCAGCGAAGGAACGCCTGTGTCATCACCACAGCAGTCTCCCAAACCA GTCACATCACCCAGTTCTCCTGGGTCTACACACATGGTCCGAGCTTCCCAGAGTCCTATCCCAGTGACTGCTAACCAAAGGATAGCCTCGCACGCTCTGCTCCTGGGGAAAAGCTCTTGTACCAGTCCTGCCCAAATGCTGTTGAGAGCACAAATG CTGATCTTGACCTCCACAGTGCGGCCTGAGctgcctgtcctgtcctctccttctcGATTTTCCTCCTCACAG CTCCAGAGCCTGACCCTTCGTCCGCCGCCACCAGGAACTTTGACAATCCCGCCAAATCTCCCGCTCAAAGCCTCGGCCACCATCCCACCATCGGCAGCGCCTCGTCCGAGGGCCCCCATCGCCCCACTGAGGCTCAGCCAGACGCCCGCTGGTCACGGGAGAGAGGCGTCAAAAGTCGGCGATGGCTGTCCCACGTCTCCCCAAGCTGGGGCGAAAACGCCACCCGTGCGTCACCTCACCGTGCCACCTCCAT CCCTCTATAGCCCAGTACAATCTCATGCACTGGCCAAACACAAAGCCAGTAGCCCAGGCAGCCTTAAACGATCTCATAGCCAGACTTCCCAGCAGCCTGCCAGCCTCCAGAACCACACCCCTCCAAGCAGTCCCCAGGGTCCCACACCAAAGAAGCCCTTGCCAGTGTTATATCGCTGCCCCTCCGCCCCGGGCATGCCCACTCAAGCAACATCCTCCTTTCTGCCCTCCAGTCCCTCTGTCACCACAGAGAGAAGCCAGACCACTACCACCACGAATGCCACCTCTCCCACTTTGAAAGCCTTACCCTTGGGGAGCACGACCCCCGCCTCGGAGCGGTCGCTCTTGGCCTCCAAGCAGCTGTTGAAGATCGCTCTGTCCTCAGCCTCTGTTCAGATGGCCAGCAACCcgtccaagatggctgccatcGCAACATCTCGGGATTATATCCAATCCAAGCCACTGTCTCCCATGTTTTCTCGACCTATCAAACTGGACTGCCAAGGCCACTCCCCGCAAAGGAGCTTGGGCCAGCCGCTGAACCAGATTTCCCCCGTGCCCACTCAGATCTCCCCAGTCCCAACAACCACACCAAAAATCCCCTCTCCTATCCCCTCGCCTCAGAGACCATGCCCTCCCTCCCCAATTCTCCCTCCTGGACTCCTTCCGAGTGGCGTCCAGAAACCTCCAAAGTCACCTGTGGCGTTACACCACCCAACAACCCCCACTGAAAGGCTGCCAAAAGAACAGAAGAAAGTGATAGCGgtagaggggagggggacagaCCCAGTAGTGGAGAGACTGACGCCTCTGGCCCAGCCTCTGAAGACAACCATACTGGACAAACCTGCCACTCTTACAACAAACTCACAAACTCTGAACTCTACCCCAGCTGGAAAAGCTTTAGACTTCACCCTA TCTGAGCCCCCTTGCTCAGGAGAATCCCAGGGCAAAGCACCAATAAAGAATATACAGAAGAGCCCTCAACCACCAACAGCATCGCCTCCAGCACTTCCTGTGCATCCTGGGGATCATTGCGAGGACATATCCACTCAATCAGACAATCACTCAG CTGTGTCCAGTCTCTCGTCAGATTTGTCACCTACCCAGCCGTCTGTGGTCCCCCCATCGGATGACCCCCTGGTACCCAGTGCCTCTCCCTCAACCCTCACACCCCTGCTGGGACAGAACCCCAGTCCTTCCCCCTCATCCGGCTCCACAACAACACCAGAAAACCAGGAGAAACCAGAAGCCCCAAAGCCAGTCATTCTGACCCACCTGGTTGATGGCTTCATCATTCAAGAGGGACTACAGCCTTTCCCG GTCATTCGGTCATCCCTGATGGTGGACCAGTCAGGCCGAAAGATTGAAAGTGCTATGAATGGACTGAAAGATCCTGAACCATTCCACTGTATGGAACCAGCAGACAATTCCTCTGACACAGATGCAGATATGGGCCCACATGACA ATGGGTTTGAAGATGGCCAAAGAGTGATGCTGCAGTGTGAGTTCTGCAGAAGAGAAGCCCCCTCTCACTCGTTTGTCCGTTCCAAACGCTTCTGCTCCAGTTCCTGTGCTAGGCG GTTCAGTCATAACAAAAGATTCCGCCCTGCCAGGCGTAGTGGGAGTCAAGATGGCCAGCACAGCCCTGGACTCAAACCAACAGAATCCACCTATGAG GCTCAGTCGGGCGCAACTGAGCAGTGGCGAGTCCAGCCACCCAGAGGCGACGAGGAGGAGGCCGCTGCCCCCATGAAGACCCGCCTGCGCCGACACACAGAGCTGGAGCGCGAACGTGAGACCAGAGACGCGTCCGAGGAGGCCAGGAGCGAGCCGTGCTCTCCCCAGGACCCAGCCGCCTCCCCCGACCAGTCCTCGAGGCCCAGGCCCGCTGAGTGGACGGTGGACCAAGTGTGGGAATTCATATCTGCCTTACCAG GCTGTCAGGAGATTGCGGAGTCATTCCGAGCTCAGGAGATCGACGGGCAGGCCCTGCTCCTCCTGACAGAGGATCACCTGATGACCGCCATGAACGTCAAATTGGGGCCCGCACTCAAGATCTGCGCCCGCATCAACTCACTGAAGGagcactga
- the si:ch211-230g15.5 gene encoding polyhomeotic-like protein 3 isoform X3, protein MISLIDFGQPPVTRPTKEMDREPNRQSETEKRESPAQSPTVNPANQPKASNPSNQANGNSFSIQTKINKPPSQTNGNNLLKQPTGKILPSQANGNQSSTSVHTTITTFHTTPTPTDQKVVQVIHQPSRQPRGSAAQLLHQMYTVQQQQKQQQHGSFHAAAQQQQHQQQQQLQQQKRQSHLPAAQQVRLFGDKMPSLSSPTSEGTPVSSPQQSPKPVTSPSSPGSTHMVRASQSPIPVTANQRIASHALLLGKSSCTSPAQMLLRAQMLQSLTLRPPPPGTLTIPPNLPLKASATIPPSAAPRPRAPIAPLRLSQTPAGHGREASKVGDGCPTSPQAGAKTPPVRHLTVPPPSLYSPVQSHALAKHKASSPGSLKRSHSQTSQQPASLQNHTPPSSPQGPTPKKPLPVLYRCPSAPGMPTQATSSFLPSSPSVTTERSQTTTTTNATSPTLKALPLGSTTPASERSLLASKQLLKIALSSASVQMASNPSKMAAIATSRDYIQSKPLSPMFSRPIKLDCQGHSPQRSLGQPLNQISPVPTQISPVPTTTPKIPSPIPSPQRPCPPSPILPPGLLPSGVQKPPKSPVALHHPTTPTERLPKEQKKVIAVEGRGTDPVVERLTPLAQPLKTTILDKPATLTTNSQTLNSTPAGKALDFTLSEPPCSGESQGKAPIKNIQKSPQPPTASPPALPVHPGDHCEDISTQSDNHSAVSSLSSDLSPTQPSVVPPSDDPLVPSASPSTLTPLLGQNPSPSPSSGSTTTPENQEKPEAPKPVILTHLVDGFIIQEGLQPFPVIRSSLMVDQSGRKIESAMNGLKDPEPFHCMEPADNSSDTDADMGPHDNGFEDGQRVMLQCEFCRREAPSHSFVRSKRFCSSSCARRFSHNKRFRPARRSGSQDGQHSPGLKPTESTYEAQSGATEQWRVQPPRGDEEEAAAPMKTRLRRHTELERERETRDASEEARSEPCSPQDPAASPDQSSRPRPAEWTVDQVWEFISALPGCQEIAESFRAQEIDGQALLLLTEDHLMTAMNVKLGPALKICARINSLKEH, encoded by the exons ATGATCTCTCTTATTGACTTCGGGCAG CCTCCTGTTACCAGACCCACAAAAGAGATGGACAGGGAGCCCAATAGACAATCTGAAACGGAGAAAAGAGAAAGTCCAGCTCAAAGTCCAACTGTAAATCCCGCTAACCAGCCCAAAGCGAGCAACCCCTCCAACCAGGCCAATGGCAACAGCTTCTCCATTCAGACAAAGATCAACAAACCTCCCAGCCAGACGAATGGCAACAACCTCCTCAAACAGCCCACTGGTAAAATTCTTCCCAGCCAGGCCAATGGCAACCAGAGCAGCACTTCAGTTCACACCACAATCACCACGTTCCACACGACCCCCACCCCGACTGACCAGAAAGTTGTCCAG GTGATCCACCAGCCCAGTCGCCAACCAAGAGGGTCGGCTGCACAGCTGCTGCATCAGATGTATacagtccagcagcagcagaaacagcagcagcatggcTCGTTTCATGCAGCagctcagcaacaacaacatcaacagcaacagcagctacAGCAGCAGAAACGGCAAAGCCATCTGCCAGCTGCACAGCAG GTCAGATTGTTTGGGGACAAGATGCCATCTTTGTCATCACCAACCAGCGAAGGAACGCCTGTGTCATCACCACAGCAGTCTCCCAAACCA GTCACATCACCCAGTTCTCCTGGGTCTACACACATGGTCCGAGCTTCCCAGAGTCCTATCCCAGTGACTGCTAACCAAAGGATAGCCTCGCACGCTCTGCTCCTGGGGAAAAGCTCTTGTACCAGTCCTGCCCAAATGCTGTTGAGAGCACAAATG CTCCAGAGCCTGACCCTTCGTCCGCCGCCACCAGGAACTTTGACAATCCCGCCAAATCTCCCGCTCAAAGCCTCGGCCACCATCCCACCATCGGCAGCGCCTCGTCCGAGGGCCCCCATCGCCCCACTGAGGCTCAGCCAGACGCCCGCTGGTCACGGGAGAGAGGCGTCAAAAGTCGGCGATGGCTGTCCCACGTCTCCCCAAGCTGGGGCGAAAACGCCACCCGTGCGTCACCTCACCGTGCCACCTCCAT CCCTCTATAGCCCAGTACAATCTCATGCACTGGCCAAACACAAAGCCAGTAGCCCAGGCAGCCTTAAACGATCTCATAGCCAGACTTCCCAGCAGCCTGCCAGCCTCCAGAACCACACCCCTCCAAGCAGTCCCCAGGGTCCCACACCAAAGAAGCCCTTGCCAGTGTTATATCGCTGCCCCTCCGCCCCGGGCATGCCCACTCAAGCAACATCCTCCTTTCTGCCCTCCAGTCCCTCTGTCACCACAGAGAGAAGCCAGACCACTACCACCACGAATGCCACCTCTCCCACTTTGAAAGCCTTACCCTTGGGGAGCACGACCCCCGCCTCGGAGCGGTCGCTCTTGGCCTCCAAGCAGCTGTTGAAGATCGCTCTGTCCTCAGCCTCTGTTCAGATGGCCAGCAACCcgtccaagatggctgccatcGCAACATCTCGGGATTATATCCAATCCAAGCCACTGTCTCCCATGTTTTCTCGACCTATCAAACTGGACTGCCAAGGCCACTCCCCGCAAAGGAGCTTGGGCCAGCCGCTGAACCAGATTTCCCCCGTGCCCACTCAGATCTCCCCAGTCCCAACAACCACACCAAAAATCCCCTCTCCTATCCCCTCGCCTCAGAGACCATGCCCTCCCTCCCCAATTCTCCCTCCTGGACTCCTTCCGAGTGGCGTCCAGAAACCTCCAAAGTCACCTGTGGCGTTACACCACCCAACAACCCCCACTGAAAGGCTGCCAAAAGAACAGAAGAAAGTGATAGCGgtagaggggagggggacagaCCCAGTAGTGGAGAGACTGACGCCTCTGGCCCAGCCTCTGAAGACAACCATACTGGACAAACCTGCCACTCTTACAACAAACTCACAAACTCTGAACTCTACCCCAGCTGGAAAAGCTTTAGACTTCACCCTA TCTGAGCCCCCTTGCTCAGGAGAATCCCAGGGCAAAGCACCAATAAAGAATATACAGAAGAGCCCTCAACCACCAACAGCATCGCCTCCAGCACTTCCTGTGCATCCTGGGGATCATTGCGAGGACATATCCACTCAATCAGACAATCACTCAG CTGTGTCCAGTCTCTCGTCAGATTTGTCACCTACCCAGCCGTCTGTGGTCCCCCCATCGGATGACCCCCTGGTACCCAGTGCCTCTCCCTCAACCCTCACACCCCTGCTGGGACAGAACCCCAGTCCTTCCCCCTCATCCGGCTCCACAACAACACCAGAAAACCAGGAGAAACCAGAAGCCCCAAAGCCAGTCATTCTGACCCACCTGGTTGATGGCTTCATCATTCAAGAGGGACTACAGCCTTTCCCG GTCATTCGGTCATCCCTGATGGTGGACCAGTCAGGCCGAAAGATTGAAAGTGCTATGAATGGACTGAAAGATCCTGAACCATTCCACTGTATGGAACCAGCAGACAATTCCTCTGACACAGATGCAGATATGGGCCCACATGACA ATGGGTTTGAAGATGGCCAAAGAGTGATGCTGCAGTGTGAGTTCTGCAGAAGAGAAGCCCCCTCTCACTCGTTTGTCCGTTCCAAACGCTTCTGCTCCAGTTCCTGTGCTAGGCG GTTCAGTCATAACAAAAGATTCCGCCCTGCCAGGCGTAGTGGGAGTCAAGATGGCCAGCACAGCCCTGGACTCAAACCAACAGAATCCACCTATGAG GCTCAGTCGGGCGCAACTGAGCAGTGGCGAGTCCAGCCACCCAGAGGCGACGAGGAGGAGGCCGCTGCCCCCATGAAGACCCGCCTGCGCCGACACACAGAGCTGGAGCGCGAACGTGAGACCAGAGACGCGTCCGAGGAGGCCAGGAGCGAGCCGTGCTCTCCCCAGGACCCAGCCGCCTCCCCCGACCAGTCCTCGAGGCCCAGGCCCGCTGAGTGGACGGTGGACCAAGTGTGGGAATTCATATCTGCCTTACCAG GCTGTCAGGAGATTGCGGAGTCATTCCGAGCTCAGGAGATCGACGGGCAGGCCCTGCTCCTCCTGACAGAGGATCACCTGATGACCGCCATGAACGTCAAATTGGGGCCCGCACTCAAGATCTGCGCCCGCATCAACTCACTGAAGGagcactga
- the si:ch211-230g15.5 gene encoding polyhomeotic-like protein 3 isoform X2, translated as MDREPNRQSETEKRESPAQSPTVNPANQPKASNPSNQANGNSFSIQTKINKPPSQTNGNNLLKQPTGKILPSQANGNQSSTSVHTTITTFHTTPTPTDQKVVQVIHQPSRQPRGSAAQLLHQMYTVQQQQKQQQHGSFHAAAQQQQHQQQQQLQQQKRQSHLPAAQQVRLFGDKMPSLSSPTSEGTPVSSPQQSPKPVTSPSSPGSTHMVRASQSPIPVTANQRIASHALLLGKSSCTSPAQMLLRAQMLILTSTVRPELPVLSSPSRFSSSQLQSLTLRPPPPGTLTIPPNLPLKASATIPPSAAPRPRAPIAPLRLSQTPAGHGREASKVGDGCPTSPQAGAKTPPVRHLTVPPPSLYSPVQSHALAKHKASSPGSLKRSHSQTSQQPASLQNHTPPSSPQGPTPKKPLPVLYRCPSAPGMPTQATSSFLPSSPSVTTERSQTTTTTNATSPTLKALPLGSTTPASERSLLASKQLLKIALSSASVQMASNPSKMAAIATSRDYIQSKPLSPMFSRPIKLDCQGHSPQRSLGQPLNQISPVPTQISPVPTTTPKIPSPIPSPQRPCPPSPILPPGLLPSGVQKPPKSPVALHHPTTPTERLPKEQKKVIAVEGRGTDPVVERLTPLAQPLKTTILDKPATLTTNSQTLNSTPAGKALDFTLSEPPCSGESQGKAPIKNIQKSPQPPTASPPALPVHPGDHCEDISTQSDNHSAVSSLSSDLSPTQPSVVPPSDDPLVPSASPSTLTPLLGQNPSPSPSSGSTTTPENQEKPEAPKPVILTHLVDGFIIQEGLQPFPVIRSSLMVDQSGRKIESAMNGLKDPEPFHCMEPADNSSDTDADMGPHDNGFEDGQRVMLQCEFCRREAPSHSFVRSKRFCSSSCARRFSHNKRFRPARRSGSQDGQHSPGLKPTESTYEAQSGATEQWRVQPPRGDEEEAAAPMKTRLRRHTELERERETRDASEEARSEPCSPQDPAASPDQSSRPRPAEWTVDQVWEFISALPGCQEIAESFRAQEIDGQALLLLTEDHLMTAMNVKLGPALKICARINSLKEH; from the exons ATGGACAGGGAGCCCAATAGACAATCTGAAACGGAGAAAAGAGAAAGTCCAGCTCAAAGTCCAACTGTAAATCCCGCTAACCAGCCCAAAGCGAGCAACCCCTCCAACCAGGCCAATGGCAACAGCTTCTCCATTCAGACAAAGATCAACAAACCTCCCAGCCAGACGAATGGCAACAACCTCCTCAAACAGCCCACTGGTAAAATTCTTCCCAGCCAGGCCAATGGCAACCAGAGCAGCACTTCAGTTCACACCACAATCACCACGTTCCACACGACCCCCACCCCGACTGACCAGAAAGTTGTCCAG GTGATCCACCAGCCCAGTCGCCAACCAAGAGGGTCGGCTGCACAGCTGCTGCATCAGATGTATacagtccagcagcagcagaaacagcagcagcatggcTCGTTTCATGCAGCagctcagcaacaacaacatcaacagcaacagcagctacAGCAGCAGAAACGGCAAAGCCATCTGCCAGCTGCACAGCAG GTCAGATTGTTTGGGGACAAGATGCCATCTTTGTCATCACCAACCAGCGAAGGAACGCCTGTGTCATCACCACAGCAGTCTCCCAAACCA GTCACATCACCCAGTTCTCCTGGGTCTACACACATGGTCCGAGCTTCCCAGAGTCCTATCCCAGTGACTGCTAACCAAAGGATAGCCTCGCACGCTCTGCTCCTGGGGAAAAGCTCTTGTACCAGTCCTGCCCAAATGCTGTTGAGAGCACAAATG CTGATCTTGACCTCCACAGTGCGGCCTGAGctgcctgtcctgtcctctccttctcGATTTTCCTCCTCACAG CTCCAGAGCCTGACCCTTCGTCCGCCGCCACCAGGAACTTTGACAATCCCGCCAAATCTCCCGCTCAAAGCCTCGGCCACCATCCCACCATCGGCAGCGCCTCGTCCGAGGGCCCCCATCGCCCCACTGAGGCTCAGCCAGACGCCCGCTGGTCACGGGAGAGAGGCGTCAAAAGTCGGCGATGGCTGTCCCACGTCTCCCCAAGCTGGGGCGAAAACGCCACCCGTGCGTCACCTCACCGTGCCACCTCCAT CCCTCTATAGCCCAGTACAATCTCATGCACTGGCCAAACACAAAGCCAGTAGCCCAGGCAGCCTTAAACGATCTCATAGCCAGACTTCCCAGCAGCCTGCCAGCCTCCAGAACCACACCCCTCCAAGCAGTCCCCAGGGTCCCACACCAAAGAAGCCCTTGCCAGTGTTATATCGCTGCCCCTCCGCCCCGGGCATGCCCACTCAAGCAACATCCTCCTTTCTGCCCTCCAGTCCCTCTGTCACCACAGAGAGAAGCCAGACCACTACCACCACGAATGCCACCTCTCCCACTTTGAAAGCCTTACCCTTGGGGAGCACGACCCCCGCCTCGGAGCGGTCGCTCTTGGCCTCCAAGCAGCTGTTGAAGATCGCTCTGTCCTCAGCCTCTGTTCAGATGGCCAGCAACCcgtccaagatggctgccatcGCAACATCTCGGGATTATATCCAATCCAAGCCACTGTCTCCCATGTTTTCTCGACCTATCAAACTGGACTGCCAAGGCCACTCCCCGCAAAGGAGCTTGGGCCAGCCGCTGAACCAGATTTCCCCCGTGCCCACTCAGATCTCCCCAGTCCCAACAACCACACCAAAAATCCCCTCTCCTATCCCCTCGCCTCAGAGACCATGCCCTCCCTCCCCAATTCTCCCTCCTGGACTCCTTCCGAGTGGCGTCCAGAAACCTCCAAAGTCACCTGTGGCGTTACACCACCCAACAACCCCCACTGAAAGGCTGCCAAAAGAACAGAAGAAAGTGATAGCGgtagaggggagggggacagaCCCAGTAGTGGAGAGACTGACGCCTCTGGCCCAGCCTCTGAAGACAACCATACTGGACAAACCTGCCACTCTTACAACAAACTCACAAACTCTGAACTCTACCCCAGCTGGAAAAGCTTTAGACTTCACCCTA TCTGAGCCCCCTTGCTCAGGAGAATCCCAGGGCAAAGCACCAATAAAGAATATACAGAAGAGCCCTCAACCACCAACAGCATCGCCTCCAGCACTTCCTGTGCATCCTGGGGATCATTGCGAGGACATATCCACTCAATCAGACAATCACTCAG CTGTGTCCAGTCTCTCGTCAGATTTGTCACCTACCCAGCCGTCTGTGGTCCCCCCATCGGATGACCCCCTGGTACCCAGTGCCTCTCCCTCAACCCTCACACCCCTGCTGGGACAGAACCCCAGTCCTTCCCCCTCATCCGGCTCCACAACAACACCAGAAAACCAGGAGAAACCAGAAGCCCCAAAGCCAGTCATTCTGACCCACCTGGTTGATGGCTTCATCATTCAAGAGGGACTACAGCCTTTCCCG GTCATTCGGTCATCCCTGATGGTGGACCAGTCAGGCCGAAAGATTGAAAGTGCTATGAATGGACTGAAAGATCCTGAACCATTCCACTGTATGGAACCAGCAGACAATTCCTCTGACACAGATGCAGATATGGGCCCACATGACA ATGGGTTTGAAGATGGCCAAAGAGTGATGCTGCAGTGTGAGTTCTGCAGAAGAGAAGCCCCCTCTCACTCGTTTGTCCGTTCCAAACGCTTCTGCTCCAGTTCCTGTGCTAGGCG GTTCAGTCATAACAAAAGATTCCGCCCTGCCAGGCGTAGTGGGAGTCAAGATGGCCAGCACAGCCCTGGACTCAAACCAACAGAATCCACCTATGAG GCTCAGTCGGGCGCAACTGAGCAGTGGCGAGTCCAGCCACCCAGAGGCGACGAGGAGGAGGCCGCTGCCCCCATGAAGACCCGCCTGCGCCGACACACAGAGCTGGAGCGCGAACGTGAGACCAGAGACGCGTCCGAGGAGGCCAGGAGCGAGCCGTGCTCTCCCCAGGACCCAGCCGCCTCCCCCGACCAGTCCTCGAGGCCCAGGCCCGCTGAGTGGACGGTGGACCAAGTGTGGGAATTCATATCTGCCTTACCAG GCTGTCAGGAGATTGCGGAGTCATTCCGAGCTCAGGAGATCGACGGGCAGGCCCTGCTCCTCCTGACAGAGGATCACCTGATGACCGCCATGAACGTCAAATTGGGGCCCGCACTCAAGATCTGCGCCCGCATCAACTCACTGAAGGagcactga